TATTTGGGGACAATGAATACCGCATGGTCCACACTATTCATTATGTTTGTAAACTGCATAGCATATATGGTCAATAGAATAAATGATGAAACAGTAGTATTCAAGAGTCATATACAATCAAACTAATTCTGCAGAAGCCATTAATATCATGAATTGGCAAAGCATGTAGTTTTGGTATATAGAAAGAATAATGATATATCACCTCCTATTGCAGTTCTTCTTTTCCACAGGATGAACACGCAAATCAAAATCCCAATAGTTCCTACTGCTGAGACTGTAACTGCAATGATCACTGAGGCatgatttttcttcttctgctcATCTATTAATTAACCAAAGTAACAAGACAAATAAGTAAATATGAAATCATCTGCATGCACATATATGTATAATACACTTACCAAGCTCTGAAGAGGGAACACGTATATAAAGATCGGTTCCTCCCATTGAGAATCTCTGTATGTCAATCAAGTTTCCACTCCACAGCATACAGCCAATTCCAACATCATAAGCATACGCTTTGCAAGAGCAGTTTCCCAAACACGCAGTTCTGCAGTCAAAGTCAATAGAAGACAACCACTCAGCATAATCTGGAACCTTGGTATTCTGAAGCTTCACAAACCCATCTTTTACTGCTGCCGATTCACCACTACTATTGCTCTCACACTGCAGAGGTATCTTCCTAACACAGCCGCTGCTCCAGTTTTGTTTGTTCCACTCCTCTGCATTCCTTGGAACATACCCTCTCAAACAAGTGCAGATAGGTGAAGTTTTAGGGTCGCAACTTGCAAATACTCCACACTTGCCATAAACACCGCACTCAGTGTTAATAACAGACCACATCATGGACCATTTCTTCTTTGAATAATCCCAGTAGTATTCATTTAAGTTTCCATCAGCACCCAACGCGAACATCCTTAGATTATGATTTGCATAGCTATAAGAAAGATAGTAAGTGCCGTTGCTCTCTTCATCTTTGCCACTCATGTAGAACCCGTCAATATAATTTGCGGTCATGTCAGGTATCCCAATAAATATTTGACCGTTCCATGGGCCACTTCGCCAGTGAGGTTGACTCTCCCCTCTCCAGATGAACGCTTCAGGGATACTAAGGCGTTCAAGGCTCACAGAGAAGTCTCCAGTAGATGGATCATGAGGTGTTCTCCACGAGGTTACGTTTACTTTCTTGCCGGTGATCCTGTTGGCGCTAATCTTCATGTTCTGCAGGAACGTGTCTGTGGGGTGTTGGAAACTCTGCCACAGTATCGTCCCTGTGGCGTTATCTTGCAACACAAGGTTTCCGGTGGTGAGAAGCTGAGCACTTGTGGTGTTGGGGGATGCAATGTTTGACACATTCGTTGACCAAAGGATCTCATTATTACGTGCATCTATGGCAACAAGGTTTCCATCCTCGGATATCTTGAGCACTGCTACACTATCATTACCTTTGATTGGTTGGTCTCTGTTAGCAACCCAGACGACAGGGGGGTTGGTTATGTACCAGATTCCGAGGTAAGATGATGTTGATGAGTTGGTGGTAAGGTTGAAGAATCCAAGGTGGAACATACCATCCTTGGAGGTTAAAGTTTGAGGGGGCTTAAGGATATAAGAAGAGGTGAGGGTGTCTAAGGAAGTGGCAAAAGTGAAGAGTAATAATAATAGTAGAAAGGATAGGTAGTGCTCCATGAAGATGCAGAGAAGGATAGATGAACGAGTATGAAATGAATGAACAGATACAATGTAACTCAATGAAGAAGACAAGTTGATAGTCATGttgctttaatttttgaatcTCTTGCATTGCATGTTGCAACTTGCCATGTTACTTTGGTACGTTAGAATAAAGACAAGTTTTGGTGTCTACTCATGTCAATTCCAATTTGAGATGTGGGTTATACTTATATATCATGAGAAGTGTCCTATAAGAGGGTACGACAAACTATAACATCGTCCCTAAAATTTAGCATTATCTCATTAGTCAGGTCGTCAGGGTCAGAAGTCaataacccaaaaataaaatttatatatataaaagaaagcTTTTGGGATTGACTTTTTGGTGAGACTGCTATATGGTCATCTGGTCCGGTCCATTAGAAGAGGAGAGACAAAACAAATATGCAAGAAGGTGAGAGAAACTATGCTCCTATATTTTAgtaatgaaagaaaaatattacataataaatattttattgtatGTAATTTCATTAGGAAATTAATTAAGAGAGAAGCGAACTCTAGTTAACTAGTTAAAAAATAgatttgttataaaaaaaaatttctactattctaattttttgaattttaaaattataaataaataaaaaattgatttagttGGCTTATAATATTGTAATTGACTTCTAGACTTTTTCTAACACTATTGATCATTATTGAAATTAGTCAAATTACAACCGTCATTGTAGGTAGGCCTATCGCTTTTACACACAAAAAGACCAAAATATGTGCATGCACCTCATAAATATGAACCCTGCTTCAGTCAAGGTAATAGTCACAATGATAATATTGGTCACGCACTGAGATAGATTATATTATATTGCACGAAGAAAATTGAAATGTGGCCGTCAGAATTGATCACTCTTcgtcccttttttttttggttggcCTACCAGGGGAAATTATAAAAAGCACGTCCTTGCGTTTATTTATTAAAGAGTGCATGTAATTTAGAACTACATAATATATAACAATGTATATATGTTATAACATGCACAAGAGTAAATAAAATTATCAGAACAAGAATGGATTTCGGGGAAACATGGTTGATCTTCTAActaatttggatttttcaagTTAAAATAAAGCTTACAATTCTGATTTACAGCGATCAGAGGTTAAATAACCAATCTGCTACCTTCCTTGGATGTTTGTTAAGCTGATATAATTGATGGAATATGATCCATCACTTCTATGAGAAGACTCTATATCCAACATTGTCTGCCTATGCATGAATGCTGGCTGCTTCGGCAGAGGAAGATTAACAGTTTCACTATTAAGCATTGAAATTACTGCAGTCATAGTAGGTCTATCCCTTGCAAGTTCTTGCACACACAAAAGTCCAATGTGAATGCACCTCATTATATCTGCAAGACTACTCATGTTTGCTACTTCTGGATCTATTAGAGCTGTAATCTTATCATCATTCCACAATTTCCATGCCTATAAACATCAAGAATCACATGAACTATCTAGTTAGTTAAACTTTGAagtaaaaaaatcatatttttatgaaatagattttctggaaatGAGATAAATAACTAGAGACACTAGAGATGCTTACAAATCCAATAAGGCTTAAAGATTCTGCATCTTCATAAAAACTAGTATTTTTTCTCTTGCTAACGATCTCCAATAATAAAACACCGAAACTGAATACATCGGATTTTTCTGAAAATAGTCCTTCCATAACATATTCTGGTGGCATATAACCACTGCATAAATCTAATGTTAATATTCTTAactattaatttatatataaaattttggaCAAAGACAATGAAAGATTCCTTACAATGTTCCGACAACCCTTCGAGTATTAGCCTCATCTTCCGTGTAACCAAAAATCTTTGCCATGCCAAAGTCTGAAATTTTTGCATTTAATTCTCCATCAAGTAATATATTGCTTAACTTCAAATCTCTATGTATAATCCTTAATCTAGAATCTCTGTGAAGATAAAGTAAACCACGAGCTATTCCTTCGATTATATCAAAACGTTGTTCCCAACTTAGAATCTGTTTAGATGGATCTGTGATGACATGAAAAGGGCTAGAATATTTTAGCATAATATAAATATCATTGGTACTGATAAAGGAAGAGAACAAGATGAGTGAGAGGCTGAGAGCTGACCAAACATATATGCATCAAGACTCCTATTTGGCATGTATTCATAGATCAAAATCTTTTCATCTCTTTCTATACAACATCCAAGAAGTCTGACAAGATTTCGATGTTGAAGCTTTGATATTACCAACACCTCATTCATAAATTCTTCTAGGCCTTGTCCAGATGCTCTTGAAAGCCTTTTAACTGCTATTTCCTGCCCATCTTCCAATGTACCCTATATGGAAATTTCAAATTATGTAATCAAAACCATGATTTCCTGGGATGACAAATATTGGTGTCACAAACATACCTTATATACTGGTCCAAAACCCCCTTGTCCTAGCTTATTATCTAAGTGAAAGTTGTTTGTTGCTATAGCAAGCCTTTCAAACTCAAACTgtgaaagctcaagaagctcatTTTTCTGAATTCTGACCTGAACTCTGGAATTTGCTCTATCTACATCCAAATATCAGTAAGAACATATCATTAAGGACAAATATATGAGCTTTTATATAGTCTATCAGAGTAGTAGAATGAATTAAAATGACAGATCACCTTTCCTTGAAGTTCTTTTCCACAAGATAAATGTGCATGACACAAGGACAATCACTCCTACCGTGACTGTAACTGAGATGATTACTGTtacattatttttctttttacctGTCAACCAATGTTCAAATGGAAGTGAATCGTTAATTTAGAGTACAACTgctaaagaaaattaaagaaaagaaaagaagagaagttACCAAGATCTGAATTGGGAACACGAATATAAAGATCTGTTCCTCCACTTGAGAACCTTTGAATGTCAATTAAGTTCCCACCCCATAGCATGCAACCAATACcagcatcatatgcatatgctTCACAAGAGCAGTTTCCAATGCACTGAGTTCTGCAATCATATTCAGTAGGAGAGGACCATTCTACAAAGTTTGGTGTCTTAGTATTCTGCAACTCCACAAACCCATTATCCTCACACTGAAGAGCTTTCTTCCTAACACAACCGCTACTCCAATTTTGCCTATTCCATTCAGTAGCATTCTTTGGTTCAAACCCTGTTAAGCAGCTACAAATAGGTTGACTTGTGGGATCACAGATTCCAAATACTCCACACTTTCCATAAACATCACACTCTGAGTTAATAGCTGTCCATACGATTGACCAATTTCTCTTCCCATAATCCCAATAATAGTCTTTCATGTTTCCATCAGCtgttaacacacagatcaacaACAAGGACTGATTTGCAAAGTTGAAAGAAAGATAGTAAGTGCCGTTATCATCATACGATTTTTCCAAGTAAAATCCATCAAGATTGTTTATGTTATCTCCAGGTATTCCAAGAAAAGTTACACCGTTCCACGGACCGGTACGCCAGTAAGGTTGAACTCCCTTCCAGACGACCATTTCAGGGCTACTAAGGCCTTCGAGACTCAAGGAGAAGTCTCCAATGGATGGATCCTGAGAAGTTCTCCATGAAGTGAGTTTTACTTTCTCACCGGTGATCTTGTTTGTGCTGAGCTGCATTTTCTGCAATAACGTGTTTGAAGGGTGTTGGAAACTCTGCCATAGGAACCTTCCTGTGGTGTTTTCTTGCAGCACAAGGTTGCCGGTGTTAAGAAGCTGCGCTGTTGTGTTGGATGAAATATTGGAGAGGTTTGTTGACCAAAGAAGAATCCTACTGTTGTTTGCATTATCCATGACAACAAGGTTTCCATCCTGAGATATTTGGAGTAGAGCAGAAGAAGAATCGTTTATAGGTTGGTCTCTGTTGGCAACCCACACGACAGGAGGGTTGGACATGTACCAGATTCCGAGGTAGGAGGAGTTTGTTGGCGTGAAGAATCCAAGGTGGAACATGCCATTATTAGAGCTTAAAGTTTCTGGTCCATTAAGGGGATCTGAGGGTGTGATAGTGTCTCTGGAATTTCCAACGTTCATGGATAGTAAGAGCAAAACGGTTACGTCTATGAAATGTCTCGTTAGCTCCATAATCAGATGTTGATCCAAATTAGAGAGTTAGGAAGCAGATGATGAAGATGATCCTTCATTAGTCCTAATTAGTTTATTAAAGTCAATTGATTGTGTCACAATGATCTTGGGGGTCCAGTCGTTAGAAATAAacaatttttgtttattatttgttaattaaactGGTCAAATAGACTCTGTACAAATAGATTAAAGTTGAGATGTGATCAAGCCACGTAGCTATATTGTTTCTTTCTACTGGCACGTCAACCCCGGCATCTAATAGTTCTAATCATCGTCTCTTTCATGAATCATGagtaatgatttttttaatatataataataaaattagatgaatTCCGCCTCGGTCACTCACTAGATCAAGGGATATATCCAGGTTCAATTGATGGGTACTTTTACATCTATCAAAATTAAGCTCCCaattaaatttaaacaaaaaaaaaccctTACAAATTGCATTCTTGTGGGATAGAAACCTTCTCagagttatatatatatatatatatatataactagaATAAGACCGTGTGTGCGTAGGACGATAAATTAACgatgatatataataaatattaaaaattgttatattttgtaaaattaaattaaatatgtaaattaaatttaaatttataaagtattttatttaaaataatttgtaataCAAAAGATTTGGATATTAGAGTTATATgtataaaatgacatttttatttagtgatttaatttttatatttgttttagtTGATGAACTTAGTCTTCTTATGTGGCGCTCGTCCTctttttttattgattgttgTTAGAGTTGTTACTTTTTTCTTTCTGTGTAGATTCTTGTGAAGACATGTTCTTTATGAATTGTTGAGTTATATGCACTTTTTATTGTGTTGTTTGTTCCATCTTTACAAGTATGTTCTTCTTCCGAATATCTGTCTTGAATTTGTATAATTTTCTTTCTCCTTAATCTCTTGATGAGTATGTGATATTCGTCTAATGATATTAGTGTTAGCGAAGTTAGTTCCTATAATCAATAAAtgatttaaattagaaataaaaatgatgtctaaaataactaaaataactaaataagtgatttttttttagtttgttgtAATGAGTGTTGAGGTTCAGTGTTTTTTGTTGGAACAAATATTTTGGTAAGAGTGTATTGTTTAGAACTTTCTTTTAAGATTAAAATCATTTACATTGACTTCAAATATAAGTGAGGTTgcacaaattttttaattgggATAGTGTTTCAATGTCATTATTTTTCTGGAGTGCCATTAGATTTGAAACAGTTATACCCAATAATTTTTTTGCTTCGCCATCAAATAATACAAAAGTTTGATGGtttatcagtggctaagagaatgggggttgaatcttagcccctttttcgCTTAGTAACTCTTGCTGTCCTTCAGAAAACTTGAGGagatatttcttgttttttgtcTCGTACCTAACCACGAGATTTTTTCGTTTTGTCTCGTGACCAGGCAGgagatatttttcagttttgTCTCATCTGCAGCAGAATTaaaaatggagtagaagagagagtAAATCACACaaagatatatcctggttcagctgcaaagtgcaatgcagcctatatccagtctccatcacaacaatgatgaaatttcactataatcatctttgattacatacaccaattctccctaggaactaccatttctatccgggacaagtccagaatctAATCCAAAAACTAAACTTGACTTGGTCACTGCCAAGCTTCCAACtgctaagtgctaacccaacttgcaaggggattcccacagaatcttGAAatacaacacagatgtacaaaggacctctaaagacatctatggctttttcttttaattttgcactctttgtctttttccgctctatgggctttttcttacaaatctcactgtttgtctttttcatgagactcaagacaaacaaaattaaacagaaaaatacaaaatagaaagtattgaaggagaagaacttctgTCAGCTTAGGTAGCTATGTGAACattgtgccttgcactctcactcCTTGCTTCAAGCCCTGGCTGTTCTCCCTTATTTATAGAGGGGAAGCCTCCACGGTTGAAACCATTTGAACCAAGctaaacttcttcttcttcaagaaaaatcggttcggccagagagagaggagaggaaACCGAATGCTATatccaacatgcaattacctctgaGTCTTCTCTTTACACCAagcttcatcaatccgagccaTCCCTCTTGACTTGCACTCCAAGAAGGACTCCTAGCTCTTGATGCTTCTTAATGCATGACAGCTCCTCCTGCTCCACTTTTGCTTCCTTCATCACGTAGCCTTCCTAGCTATCTTCTGGTGATGAGTGAACACAAAAGCAGAGATGAGACATGCCTCTGAgatcttcttcctctgaccgagatctatttcttctatttttggtATGGAGAGCTTGAGCTTACTTCATCAAATCTTACCTTATTTTGGTGAAGATCTCAGTCACaacatactttttgttttctttttcttgccatcattgcGATGGTCTtattgcttgctttttcttctctACGGTAGCTTACTATAACTTCCATGCTTTTCTATGTGTAGTGACCGAGAGTGAGAAGAGAGAGTAGAAAGAAAcgagagagaagaaagagaagcaTTAAATGGATTTGAACAAGTTAATTGAACAAAGTtaattttcttccctttttctatTTTAGGTGGCGTGTAgcattgatgatgataatcaAATCAATTGTCAATTTCTCTCTCATTGTTTCCATGTGATTAATGATAGTTgaattaaatttttcttttcggCCCAACCAAAAATCTGCACCAGCAAAATTATTtactcaaaattaaattaatatttttgtaattaatcatattaataatgtttagtcatcactaatattaatttagagttttccaaactcatcaaagTTATTGTACCACTTTGATCTGAAACctttaattgaatttcaaaCCTAAAATAAGTATTGAGTTAGTAACTAATAATTTGATAGATGAGATTATGAAAAATATATAGAGTTACCTTATTGTTGGATAGTATGGTGTTTGATTACATGTACCACAAATGTAGTTATCTCCTTTTTCATATGCTTTCTTCATACTGTTACGGCCCAAAATGAACCATGATCGGCGCTCAGGAAAATAATCCCCAAGCAAGCCTAACCGACTCAAATATAagttgaataagaaaattacaaatattttaaataaatttataatgtctaaaatgaataattacataattttgacaaacaaaaataaaataaatatgggTGGATCCTGCCTGTGACATATGAAGCAGATGATGTCTAAAAACTCAACAACGAATAGATACCCATTGCAGATCATTACTCTTGAATAGAAAGGCTCACATAATCAAATATTTATtcctgaaaaatatttttagaaaaacggAGTGAGTTTTACAATCCAGTTACTAGACAGTACATCTATAATTCACATGAGACCATATAAAC
This sequence is a window from Arachis stenosperma cultivar V10309 chromosome 10, arast.V10309.gnm1.PFL2, whole genome shotgun sequence. Protein-coding genes within it:
- the LOC130955944 gene encoding G-type lectin S-receptor-like serine/threonine-protein kinase At1g11330 isoform X2, coding for MELTRHFIDVTVLLLLSMNVGNSRDTITPSDPLNGPETLSSNNGMFHLGFFTPTNSSYLGIWYMSNPPVVWVANRDQPINDSSSALLQISQDGNLVVMDNANNSRILLWSTNLSNISSNTTAQLLNTGNLVLQENTTGRFLWQSFQHPSNTLLQKMQLSTNKITGEKVKLTSWRTSQDPSIGDFSLSLEGLSSPEMVVWKGVQPYWRTGPWNGVTFLGIPGDNINNLDGFYLEKSYDDNGTYYLSFNFANQSLLLICVLTADGNMKDYYWDYGKRNWSIVWTAINSECDVYGKCGVFGICDPTSQPICSCLTGFEPKNATEWNRQNWSSGCVRKKALQCEDNGFVELQNTKTPNFVEWSSPTEYDCRTQCIGNCSCEAYAYDAGIGCMLWGGNLIDIQRFSSGGTDLYIRVPNSDLGKKKNNVTVIISVTVTVGVIVLVSCTFILWKRTSRKDRANSRVQVRIQKNELLELSQFEFERLAIATNNFHLDNKLGQGGFGPVYKGTLEDGQEIAVKRLSRASGQGLEEFMNEVLVISKLQHRNLVRLLGCCIERDEKILIYEYMPNRSLDAYMFDPSKQILSWEQRFDIIEGIARGLLYLHRDSRLRIIHRDLKLSNILLDGELNAKISDFGMAKIFGYTEDEANTRRVVGTLHGNCGMMIRLQL
- the LOC130955944 gene encoding G-type lectin S-receptor-like serine/threonine-protein kinase At1g11330 isoform X1 translates to MELTRHFIDVTVLLLLSMNVGNSRDTITPSDPLNGPETLSSNNGMFHLGFFTPTNSSYLGIWYMSNPPVVWVANRDQPINDSSSALLQISQDGNLVVMDNANNSRILLWSTNLSNISSNTTAQLLNTGNLVLQENTTGRFLWQSFQHPSNTLLQKMQLSTNKITGEKVKLTSWRTSQDPSIGDFSLSLEGLSSPEMVVWKGVQPYWRTGPWNGVTFLGIPGDNINNLDGFYLEKSYDDNGTYYLSFNFANQSLLLICVLTADGNMKDYYWDYGKRNWSIVWTAINSECDVYGKCGVFGICDPTSQPICSCLTGFEPKNATEWNRQNWSSGCVRKKALQCEDNGFVELQNTKTPNFVEWSSPTEYDCRTQCIGNCSCEAYAYDAGIGCMLWGGNLIDIQRFSSGGTDLYIRVPNSDLGKKKNNVTVIISVTVTVGVIVLVSCTFILWKRTSRKDRANSRVQVRIQKNELLELSQFEFERLAIATNNFHLDNKLGQGGFGPVYKGTLEDGQEIAVKRLSRASGQGLEEFMNEVLVISKLQHRNLVRLLGCCIERDEKILIYEYMPNRSLDAYMFDPSKQILSWEQRFDIIEGIARGLLYLHRDSRLRIIHRDLKLSNILLDGELNAKISDFGMAKIFGYTEDEANTRRVVGTFGYMPPEYVMEGLFSEKSDVFSFGVLLLEIVSKRKNTSFYEDAESLSLIGFAWKLWNDDKITALIDPEVANMSSLADIMRCIHIGLLCVQELARDRPTMTAVISMLNSETVNLPLPKQPAFMHRQTMLDIESSHRSDGSYSINYISLTNIQGR
- the LOC130956595 gene encoding G-type lectin S-receptor-like serine/threonine-protein kinase At1g11300; the protein is MTINLSSSLSYIVSVHSFHTRSSILLCIFMEHYLSFLLLLLLFTFATSLDTLTSSYILKPPQTLTSKDGMFHLGFFNLTTNSSTSSYLGIWYITNPPVVWVANRDQPIKGNDSVAVLKISEDGNLVAIDARNNEILWSTNVSNIASPNTTSAQLLTTGNLVLQDNATGTILWQSFQHPTDTFLQNMKISANRITGKKVNVTSWRTPHDPSTGDFSVSLERLSIPEAFIWRGESQPHWRSGPWNGQIFIGIPDMTANYIDGFYMSGKDEESNGTYYLSYSYANHNLRMFALGADGNLNEYYWDYSKKKWSMMWSVINTECGVYGKCGVFASCDPKTSPICTCLRGYVPRNAEEWNKQNWSSGCVRKIPLQCESNSSGESAAVKDGFVKLQNTKVPDYAEWLSSIDFDCRTACLGNCSCKAYAYDVGIGCMLWSGNLIDIQRFSMGGTDLYIRVPSSELDEQKKKNHASVIIAVTVSAVGTIGILICVFILWKRRTAIGERANFRIPTISNTKYPSKVKLPELSQFEFEKLAIATNNFHLDNKLGQGGFGLVYRGTLEDGLEVAVKRLSRASYQGLEEFMNEVLVISKLQHRNLVRLLGCCVEGDEKILVYEYMPNKSLDAYLFDSCKQVLNWEKRFHIIEGIARGLLYLHRDSRLRIIHRDLKLSNILLDEELNPKISDFGMAKIFCHTENEANTMRVVGTYGYMSPEYAMEGLFSEKSDVFSFGVLLLEIVSRRKNTKFYEDAESLSLLGFAWKFWNADNIPPLIDPEILNPICNEDIKRCIHIGLLCVQELARDRPTMTAVVSMLNSETVNLPSPKQPAFVQRQTLLDIESSMTSDGLCSINNVSLTNVQGR